The Solibacillus sp. FSL W7-1436 genome window below encodes:
- a CDS encoding NUDIX hydrolase, with protein MKKDRGKVWLGVAAIVENSAGEWLLVKKTYGGLKGAWSLPAGFVQPAETVTTAAMREVLEETGIHCEVKGLVGFRSGVILNDISDNMAIFYCKPVDNDQPFTLQEREIGEACWMAPSEIIHHELSSVMLREMANQHAAQHIHPIIEGVNPGDVFGYSEYHLFFKK; from the coding sequence ATGAAAAAGGATCGAGGAAAAGTTTGGCTTGGAGTTGCAGCAATTGTTGAAAATTCAGCAGGAGAATGGCTGCTCGTGAAAAAAACATACGGGGGACTAAAAGGGGCCTGGTCTTTACCGGCAGGATTTGTACAGCCAGCCGAAACAGTGACGACGGCTGCGATGCGTGAAGTGTTGGAAGAGACGGGGATTCATTGCGAAGTAAAGGGACTTGTCGGCTTCCGTTCAGGTGTGATTCTGAATGATATTAGTGATAATATGGCGATATTTTATTGTAAGCCGGTCGATAATGACCAGCCTTTTACTTTGCAGGAAAGAGAAATCGGTGAAGCATGCTGGATGGCACCAAGTGAAATTATCCATCATGAACTGTCATCGGTTATGCTTAGAGAAATGGCAAACCAGCATGCGGCACAGCATATCCATCCGATTATTGAAGGTGTGAATCCCGGGGACGTTTTCGGTTATAGCGAATATCATCTGTTTTTCAAAAAATAA
- a CDS encoding transglycosylase domain-containing protein encodes MKQLFGYIVILCSVPLLLLIGNAAWKELAKAEQYEQLIKKSVELPEVTSTSPITLYDANSKIFSEEYTEWSQPLVLDEVPEIAKQLFIYSEDESFYEHIGFDVSAIARALIANNSEQSIQQGGSTITQQLVRMRYLTTDKTYERKLMELFYAYEIEKSFSKDEIFEMYLNEMYFSNQVYGIGAASTYYFNRPLSKLSIPEIAFISAIPNNPTLYDPVVHFENTKSRQERLIDKLTEHGVITADEAKTYKKEPIQLNIKQKAQQYPSYSTFVLQELKWLIADQTGYREKIDNTPDKMEKEFLQLELKKKTDAILRQGVHVYTALQPEKQRQDEAAINRILPKTDLQASAAIIDNDTREVISIFGGKDYKKHDLHRAFQSPRQPGSAFKPISVFAPYFEETSATQYSVVNGGPYCVGNFCPDNYGRIWYNNITVETAFKNSVNTSALRLFNSVGVETAFRYINRFSFESIIEKDRTFAAALGGLTYGVTSLEMADAYSSFIDGYYVPVHSIRKVTDLKGETIFSWPHKREEIWSASTTKTMRSLLNETVATGTGRGLYSSSGYIGAKTGTTNEFKDYWVAGLTNDYTAAVWIGYDQPRSMEAIERAKIHFSIFNAITE; translated from the coding sequence ATGAAACAACTTTTTGGCTACATTGTCATTTTATGTAGCGTCCCTTTACTTCTTCTGATCGGAAATGCGGCTTGGAAAGAATTGGCCAAAGCGGAGCAGTATGAACAATTAATCAAGAAATCGGTTGAGCTCCCTGAAGTAACTTCCACATCGCCCATTACTTTATACGATGCAAACAGCAAAATTTTCAGTGAAGAATATACCGAATGGTCACAGCCGCTTGTGCTGGATGAAGTCCCTGAAATTGCAAAACAATTATTTATATACAGTGAAGATGAAAGTTTTTATGAACATATCGGTTTTGATGTAAGTGCAATTGCCCGTGCCCTCATCGCAAATAATTCGGAGCAGTCCATCCAGCAGGGTGGTTCCACCATTACACAGCAGCTTGTCCGTATGCGTTATTTAACGACGGACAAAACATATGAGCGGAAATTGATGGAACTTTTTTACGCCTACGAAATCGAGAAATCATTTTCCAAAGACGAAATTTTTGAGATGTATTTAAATGAAATGTATTTCAGCAATCAAGTATATGGAATCGGAGCTGCGTCCACTTATTATTTCAATCGGCCGTTATCAAAACTTTCCATTCCCGAAATCGCTTTTATATCGGCTATTCCGAACAATCCCACATTATATGATCCGGTCGTGCATTTCGAAAATACAAAAAGCAGACAGGAACGGTTAATCGATAAACTGACTGAGCATGGGGTTATTACAGCTGATGAAGCAAAAACGTATAAAAAAGAACCGATTCAATTAAATATAAAACAAAAAGCACAGCAGTATCCGAGCTACAGTACATTCGTTTTGCAGGAGCTGAAATGGCTTATTGCCGATCAGACGGGTTACCGCGAAAAGATTGACAATACACCCGATAAAATGGAAAAGGAATTTCTGCAGTTAGAGCTGAAGAAAAAAACGGACGCAATTTTACGTCAAGGTGTTCATGTATATACTGCACTGCAACCTGAGAAACAGCGACAGGATGAAGCGGCCATCAACCGGATTTTACCGAAGACCGATCTACAGGCAAGTGCAGCGATTATCGATAATGATACACGTGAAGTGATCAGTATTTTTGGCGGGAAGGACTATAAAAAGCATGATTTGCACCGGGCATTCCAATCTCCAAGACAGCCGGGTTCTGCATTTAAGCCGATCAGTGTGTTTGCCCCTTACTTTGAAGAAACTTCCGCAACACAATACTCGGTCGTAAATGGCGGTCCGTACTGTGTCGGGAATTTCTGTCCGGACAACTATGGACGAATATGGTACAACAATATCACTGTGGAAACAGCTTTCAAAAACAGTGTTAATACAAGTGCTTTACGATTGTTTAATTCCGTAGGGGTTGAGACAGCATTTCGTTATATTAACCGGTTCAGTTTTGAATCAATCATAGAAAAAGACCGCACATTTGCTGCAGCATTAGGGGGATTAACATATGGGGTTACTTCACTGGAAATGGCCGATGCATATTCCAGCTTTATCGACGGTTATTATGTGCCTGTTCACAGCATACGTAAAGTAACGGATTTAAAAGGAGAAACGATTTTTAGCTGGCCGCATAAACGTGAGGAAATATGGTCTGCATCCACAACGAAAACGATGCGCAGTCTTTTAAATGAAACAGTGGCTACCGGAACAGGAAGAGGTCTTTATAGCTCATCCGGCTATATCGGGGCCAAAACCGGAACGACGAACGAATTTAAAGATTATTGGGTTGCCGGATTGACGAATGACTATACGGCTGCCGTTTGGATCGGCTATGATCAGCCCCGTTCAATGGAAGCAATCGAACGTGCAAAAATTCACTTTTCTATATTCAATGCAATAACAGAATAA
- a CDS encoding NAD(P)/FAD-dependent oxidoreductase, with protein sequence MKRPTILVLGAGYGGLTTIVNLQKLINTNEAEIILVNKNDYHYETTWLHEVGAGTISPDKARYPISKVINHNVKFVIANVENIDVHTKKVETSAGEFSYDYLVIGLGFEGETFGIPGLKEHALSLTNINTARQVREHIEYQFASWTLDEVKDDSKLTIVVGGAGFTGIEFLGELGNRIPELCREFDIPQDKVRLLCVEAAPTVLPGFDPELVDYAQEQLRKKGVEFSIGTPIVEATAEGVNIKKDEENTEFIKAGTVVWAAGVRGNALIESSGIESNRARIAVREDMRAPGFDDVFVVGDCAFLLNEETGRPYPPTAQIAMQQGDIIAKNIKHLMNDEPTEVFAYDDKGAVCSLGQEDAIGTAFGRKFTGKPASALKKVVDDRALYLVGGVGLTLKKGKFKFI encoded by the coding sequence ATGAAGAGACCGACAATTTTAGTATTGGGCGCAGGGTACGGAGGATTAACAACGATTGTAAATCTTCAAAAATTAATCAATACAAATGAAGCAGAAATTATTTTAGTGAACAAGAACGACTATCATTATGAAACAACTTGGCTGCATGAAGTAGGAGCAGGTACGATTTCTCCGGATAAAGCACGTTATCCGATTTCAAAAGTTATTAATCACAATGTAAAATTCGTCATTGCCAATGTAGAAAACATTGATGTCCATACAAAGAAAGTAGAAACATCAGCCGGTGAGTTTTCGTACGACTACTTAGTAATCGGCTTAGGCTTCGAAGGGGAAACATTCGGTATTCCTGGTTTGAAAGAACATGCATTATCATTGACGAATATTAATACCGCACGCCAAGTTCGTGAGCATATCGAGTATCAGTTTGCATCCTGGACATTGGATGAAGTGAAAGACGACAGTAAACTTACGATTGTCGTAGGTGGAGCGGGCTTTACAGGCATAGAATTTTTAGGGGAGCTCGGTAACCGGATTCCTGAGCTTTGCAGAGAATTTGATATTCCTCAGGATAAAGTACGTCTTCTTTGTGTGGAAGCAGCACCGACTGTATTACCTGGATTCGATCCGGAATTAGTTGATTATGCACAGGAACAATTGCGTAAAAAAGGTGTGGAATTTTCTATCGGCACACCGATTGTGGAAGCAACAGCAGAAGGTGTGAACATTAAAAAAGATGAAGAAAACACGGAATTCATTAAAGCCGGTACAGTTGTATGGGCTGCAGGAGTACGCGGAAATGCTTTAATCGAGTCTTCCGGTATTGAATCGAACCGTGCACGAATTGCAGTTCGGGAAGATATGCGCGCACCAGGCTTTGATGATGTCTTTGTAGTGGGAGACTGTGCATTTTTACTGAATGAGGAAACAGGCAGACCTTACCCGCCGACAGCTCAAATTGCGATGCAGCAAGGAGACATCATTGCCAAAAATATCAAACATCTAATGAATGATGAGCCGACAGAAGTATTTGCTTACGATGATAAGGGAGCTGTTTGCTCATTAGGTCAGGAAGATGCCATTGGAACAGCATTTGGCCGTAAATTTACAGGGAAGCCTGCATCAGCATTAAAGAAAGTCGTTGATGACCGCGCATTATATTTAGTCGGCGGTGTCGGCTTAACGTTGAAAAAAGGGAAATTCAAATTTATATAA
- a CDS encoding YuzD family protein — MSQSHPVIEVFGADIICASCVNAPSSKDTYEWLQAAISRKYPEQPFTIRYIDIEGVIDNERDQDYANRIQEDEFFYPLVLVNDEVVGEGYVQIKPVFTALETAGFVPTEE, encoded by the coding sequence ATGTCACAATCTCATCCAGTTATAGAAGTATTCGGCGCTGACATCATCTGTGCCAGCTGTGTAAATGCACCATCTTCCAAAGATACATATGAATGGCTCCAAGCTGCAATTTCACGAAAATATCCGGAACAGCCGTTTACTATCCGCTATATCGATATTGAAGGTGTAATTGATAATGAACGTGATCAAGATTATGCAAACCGTATTCAAGAAGATGAATTTTTCTACCCTTTAGTTTTAGTAAATGATGAAGTAGTTGGTGAAGGCTATGTGCAGATTAAGCCTGTATTTACAGCGTTAGAAACGGCAGGTTTTGTACCAACTGAAGAGTAA
- a CDS encoding YufK family protein, giving the protein MKNPYLYGYLPFITIILFSFSFSMLAISESLQLLRAIGVYNGMREFLSDLELRFVLLIVFVLLFFMIFSALKLIGETIHELGMLFFSKDKEGQTIHAARGGYVIFFLGAFVSVIGSQSLPILVGIFMFTIFCYFIYNVYKKSQYMSIPGVIGLIFYEVLTWFLLLALVIYAVIKLYNGILASLPFA; this is encoded by the coding sequence ATGAAAAATCCTTATTTATATGGCTACTTACCATTCATTACAATAATATTATTCAGTTTTTCATTCAGTATGCTAGCCATATCAGAATCGTTACAGCTGCTTCGTGCAATCGGTGTCTATAATGGAATGCGTGAATTTTTATCGGATCTGGAGCTGCGTTTCGTATTACTGATTGTATTTGTACTACTATTTTTCATGATTTTTTCTGCATTGAAGCTGATCGGGGAGACGATTCATGAGCTTGGGATGCTGTTCTTCTCAAAAGATAAAGAAGGGCAAACCATCCATGCAGCACGCGGTGGATATGTCATCTTTTTTTTGGGAGCATTTGTTTCGGTAATCGGGAGTCAATCCTTACCGATTTTAGTCGGCATCTTTATGTTCACGATTTTTTGTTATTTTATTTACAACGTTTATAAGAAGAGTCAGTATATGTCCATTCCAGGTGTGATCGGGTTAATCTTTTATGAAGTACTGACCTGGTTTCTATTATTGGCTCTCGTCATCTATGCCGTTATTAAGCTGTATAACGGAATTCTTGCGAGCTTGCCGTTCGCATAG
- a CDS encoding EAL-associated domain-containing protein, with amino-acid sequence MSVLELLDKLDQIEILYEPIYSADGHRIVAYEAIGQVESENEKEPINIEQFTYEKDVPAEIRAEIEQIFVRRSLQNVAHLIDDVGLYIPCNPELLLLDFGESYFTMLKETVAESNLRNITLVMTEHLYEGEMSQLQHLIRYIKTYGIKIALADVGSQTQLENILLLEPAILKINVGQLNYNLWGAQNHAFSTIRTLAVKMGTQLLVENIETVYQLQHGWKNGTRYFKGPYLQLPHKELQVRDSLKERFRKDCEQFIATEKKLLLQKYEEMKRLERMICSTVDQINPSTSQIDKLMQLANSLENCAFRIYICDSNGFQTSPNIRWNDGKWEKQEKIIGKNWSWRPYFLLNIIKMTKDNKGELSSVYSDIETGELTRTYSMAISNEEFLFIDIKYDYLYEHNIVN; translated from the coding sequence ATGAGTGTTTTAGAATTACTGGATAAGTTAGATCAAATCGAAATTTTATATGAGCCAATCTATAGTGCAGATGGACATCGCATTGTGGCATATGAAGCAATAGGCCAAGTGGAAAGTGAAAATGAAAAAGAGCCGATCAACATCGAGCAATTTACATATGAAAAAGACGTACCGGCAGAAATCAGAGCAGAAATCGAGCAAATTTTTGTTCGCAGATCGTTGCAAAATGTTGCCCATTTAATTGATGATGTCGGTTTGTATATTCCGTGCAACCCTGAATTGCTTCTGCTGGATTTTGGGGAAAGTTATTTTACGATGCTGAAAGAAACAGTCGCTGAATCGAACCTCCGAAATATTACCCTTGTTATGACGGAACATCTTTACGAAGGGGAAATGAGTCAGCTGCAGCATTTAATTCGCTATATTAAAACATATGGCATCAAAATTGCATTGGCGGATGTCGGCTCACAAACACAGCTTGAAAATATTTTACTGCTTGAACCAGCTATTCTTAAAATCAATGTCGGCCAGTTGAACTATAATTTATGGGGTGCACAAAACCATGCGTTTTCAACAATCCGGACACTCGCTGTGAAGATGGGGACCCAATTATTAGTCGAAAATATTGAAACGGTCTATCAGTTACAGCACGGCTGGAAAAACGGTACCCGTTATTTCAAAGGGCCATATTTGCAACTGCCGCATAAAGAGCTGCAAGTACGCGATTCTTTAAAAGAACGTTTCCGCAAAGATTGTGAACAGTTTATTGCGACTGAAAAGAAACTGCTTCTGCAAAAATATGAAGAAATGAAACGTCTTGAACGGATGATTTGTTCAACAGTCGATCAAATCAATCCATCCACTTCACAGATTGATAAACTGATGCAGCTGGCAAACTCTCTGGAAAACTGCGCGTTTCGTATTTATATTTGTGACAGCAATGGTTTCCAAACATCCCCGAATATCCGATGGAATGATGGTAAATGGGAAAAGCAAGAAAAAATCATCGGTAAAAACTGGAGCTGGCGACCATACTTTTTGCTGAACATTATTAAAATGACAAAAGACAATAAAGGCGAGTTGTCTTCCGTTTACAGCGATATCGAAACAGGCGAGTTGACACGAACGTATTCAATGGCTATTTCAAATGAAGAGTTTTTGTTTATTGATATAAAATACGATTACTTATATGAACATAATATTGTCAATTGA
- a CDS encoding HesB/IscA family protein, which translates to MASEKQVIILTEAASFQVKEMMVQNEEENASLRVAVKGGGCSGLSYGMAFEQTINDDDFVDSQHGIQIIVSKEDAGILQDTKIDFKQSLMGGGFTIDNPNALASCGCGTSFKAAARPAVEQPCE; encoded by the coding sequence ATGGCAAGTGAAAAACAAGTAATCATTTTAACAGAAGCGGCCTCATTTCAAGTCAAAGAAATGATGGTTCAAAACGAAGAAGAAAATGCGAGCCTGCGTGTAGCCGTAAAAGGCGGAGGCTGTAGTGGTCTTTCATACGGAATGGCATTCGAGCAAACAATTAATGATGACGACTTCGTTGACAGCCAACACGGCATTCAAATTATCGTATCAAAAGAAGATGCGGGTATTTTACAAGACACGAAAATCGATTTTAAACAATCATTAATGGGTGGCGGTTTCACAATCGACAACCCGAACGCACTTGCTTCATGCGGCTGCGGCACAAGCTTTAAAGCGGCAGCACGTCCGGCAGTAGAGCAACCATGTGAATAA
- a CDS encoding divergent PAP2 family protein, translating into MELLQNTPLWLGVFAIVFAQILKVPIHFIVTKKVDWSLLTSTGGMPSSHSAAVTSVATAVGIETGFDSPTFAVAAMLAGIVMYDASHVRFQAGQHAAVLNELRHDLRLFFDEIKRWPEMNEQEKIEDLKTLLGHKKSEVFIGGLAGIVFAALWYTIQVL; encoded by the coding sequence ATCGAACTTCTACAAAATACGCCGCTTTGGCTTGGGGTTTTTGCGATTGTTTTTGCGCAAATTTTAAAAGTACCGATTCATTTTATCGTAACAAAAAAAGTGGATTGGAGCTTGCTGACATCTACCGGCGGAATGCCAAGTTCCCATTCAGCAGCTGTAACAAGTGTTGCAACGGCGGTCGGTATTGAGACCGGATTTGATTCACCGACTTTCGCTGTTGCAGCGATGCTGGCCGGAATCGTCATGTATGATGCGAGCCATGTCCGCTTTCAGGCTGGACAACACGCGGCCGTTTTAAACGAACTGCGCCACGATCTCCGTTTGTTTTTTGATGAAATTAAACGTTGGCCGGAAATGAATGAGCAGGAAAAAATAGAGGATTTAAAAACATTATTAGGTCACAAAAAAAGCGAAGTATTCATCGGGGGATTGGCAGGGATTGTTTTTGCGGCTTTATGGTACACCATTCAAGTGTTATAA
- a CDS encoding YuiB family protein produces the protein MNDVSLVQVIISVVLFFVMFFGIGFLLNMLLRMTWLMAIVYPVVVIFIIDEVSFLDYFFKAGTAFPALIDKVQALKIVDIVILSGGFGGAIVSGFVMIALRKAGYRMF, from the coding sequence ATGAATGATGTTTCGCTAGTACAAGTAATCATTTCCGTCGTATTATTTTTTGTCATGTTTTTCGGTATCGGTTTTTTATTGAATATGTTATTGCGGATGACATGGTTGATGGCTATTGTCTATCCGGTTGTCGTAATTTTCATCATTGATGAAGTAAGCTTTTTGGATTATTTCTTTAAGGCAGGGACAGCCTTTCCAGCTTTAATCGATAAAGTTCAAGCATTAAAGATTGTTGATATTGTTATTTTATCTGGTGGTTTCGGCGGGGCGATCGTATCGGGCTTTGTTATGATTGCGCTGCGAAAAGCAGGATACCGCATGTTTTAG
- a CDS encoding leucyl aminopeptidase, whose translation MNIESAAKTFETQTSETLIIGVQKHREQMKNWPAFSDFYGDIIDTWLHAGEISSDAKKITKLPYSGSHSSLKRIYFVGLGERKNITANELREVFAAVGKELKASKVSDAAVWVESFTTDQLEEAEVAYLAGEGLNLGYYSVQNYKTSSNEPKTYFDQIQFVTEANMEDVIGNFEVGKIYADAVNEARTLINLPPNLLTASDLADYATELANIYGLEVEILNKAQMEELGMGGILSVNKGSVEEPRLITLKYKGKPEWEDVIGFVGKGVTYDTGGYSLKPREGMVGMKGDMGGAAAVLGAMRIIGETRPKQNVVAVIGSTDNMVSGEAFKPDDVITMYNGKTVEVLNTDAEGRLVLADAMTYAKQQGANYLIDVATLTGGVIVALGKDKTGALTNNEEFFEEFMGAALETGEFVWRLPLTESDKKRIRKSEVADLNNSPGRDGHMIFGGGFVGEFAEGTPWVHLDIAGTSDADAPHALGPKGGTGAMVRTLATLVELRDN comes from the coding sequence ATGAATATTGAATCAGCAGCAAAAACGTTTGAAACACAAACTTCTGAAACATTGATTATCGGAGTACAAAAACACCGTGAACAAATGAAAAACTGGCCGGCGTTCAGTGATTTTTATGGAGATATCATTGACACATGGCTGCATGCAGGCGAAATTTCATCGGATGCAAAAAAAATTACGAAATTGCCGTATTCAGGCAGTCACTCTTCACTAAAGCGTATTTACTTTGTCGGTCTTGGCGAACGCAAAAATATAACAGCAAACGAATTACGTGAAGTATTCGCAGCAGTCGGGAAAGAACTGAAGGCATCTAAAGTAAGCGATGCGGCAGTTTGGGTAGAATCGTTTACAACAGATCAGCTGGAAGAGGCGGAAGTTGCATATTTAGCTGGTGAAGGTTTGAATTTAGGCTATTATTCAGTACAAAATTACAAAACATCTTCAAATGAGCCGAAAACATATTTCGATCAAATTCAATTTGTTACAGAAGCGAATATGGAAGATGTGATCGGTAATTTCGAAGTAGGGAAAATTTATGCGGATGCGGTAAATGAAGCGCGTACCTTAATCAACTTGCCTCCTAATTTACTGACAGCAAGTGATTTGGCGGATTATGCAACAGAGCTTGCCAATATTTACGGTTTAGAGGTTGAGATTTTAAACAAAGCACAAATGGAAGAACTGGGTATGGGCGGTATTTTATCTGTCAATAAAGGTTCTGTAGAAGAGCCGCGCTTAATCACATTGAAATATAAAGGGAAACCGGAATGGGAAGATGTGATCGGATTTGTCGGAAAAGGAGTAACATACGATACGGGCGGTTACTCATTAAAACCGCGTGAAGGCATGGTCGGCATGAAAGGTGATATGGGCGGTGCAGCTGCTGTTCTCGGTGCAATGCGCATTATCGGTGAAACACGCCCGAAACAAAATGTCGTTGCCGTAATCGGTTCTACAGACAATATGGTTTCAGGTGAAGCATTTAAACCGGATGATGTTATTACGATGTACAACGGCAAAACGGTTGAAGTACTAAATACAGATGCGGAAGGCCGTTTAGTATTGGCAGATGCTATGACATATGCAAAACAGCAAGGTGCCAACTATTTAATCGATGTGGCGACATTAACGGGCGGAGTAATCGTTGCGCTGGGCAAAGATAAAACAGGTGCTTTAACAAATAACGAGGAATTCTTCGAAGAGTTTATGGGTGCGGCACTTGAAACAGGCGAGTTCGTATGGCGCTTACCATTAACAGAAAGCGATAAAAAGCGTATCCGTAAATCAGAAGTGGCAGATTTAAACAACTCGCCCGGTCGTGACGGCCATATGATTTTCGGCGGCGGCTTCGTTGGAGAGTTTGCAGAAGGAACACCTTGGGTTCACCTTGATATTGCAGGGACTTCCGATGCGGATGCACCGCATGCATTAGGACCAAAAGGTGGCACGGGTGCGATGGTGCGTACTTTGGCAACACTGGTAGAACTGCGCGATAACTAA
- a CDS encoding DUF2225 domain-containing protein — protein sequence MEISPFYDKTVNCIHCKKNFSTLKVRTKSIKIEHTASDFQPVYTDNYVNALYYNVFVCQHCGFSFTEDFSKYFAPGVKEQINEKICSHWVPHSFSNERSIFEAIQTYKLALFCATIKKEKFVITSGLALRLAWLYRSLKNNTQEQRFLKLARDHYMESYSTEDYAGTTMSSVRIVYMIAELSRRLGDYENATRFFSRVIESQRVGGEAKLVNMAKEQWELVRQERGKIAQ from the coding sequence ATGGAAATTTCCCCATTTTACGATAAGACAGTGAACTGTATTCATTGCAAGAAAAATTTTTCTACACTAAAAGTTCGTACCAAGTCCATAAAAATAGAGCATACAGCATCCGACTTTCAACCAGTCTATACAGACAATTACGTGAATGCATTATATTATAATGTATTTGTTTGTCAGCATTGTGGGTTTTCGTTTACGGAAGACTTCAGTAAATATTTTGCTCCAGGTGTGAAAGAACAAATCAATGAAAAAATTTGCAGTCATTGGGTACCGCACAGTTTCAGTAATGAGCGTTCTATTTTTGAGGCCATTCAAACATACAAACTGGCATTGTTTTGCGCAACAATAAAAAAAGAAAAATTTGTTATTACATCAGGCTTGGCATTGCGGTTGGCGTGGTTATATCGATCATTAAAAAATAATACACAGGAACAGCGCTTTTTAAAACTGGCACGCGATCATTATATGGAAAGCTATTCGACGGAAGATTATGCTGGCACAACAATGTCCAGTGTACGGATAGTGTATATGATCGCCGAGTTGTCCCGTCGCCTTGGCGATTATGAAAATGCAACACGCTTCTTTTCACGTGTAATTGAAAGTCAACGTGTAGGCGGAGAAGCTAAACTCGTTAATATGGCAAAAGAGCAATGGGAATTAGTTCGTCAAGAGCGCGGTAAAATAGCCCAATAA